A portion of the Sphingobacterium spiritivorum genome contains these proteins:
- the rsgA gene encoding ribosome small subunit-dependent GTPase A, which translates to MRGLVTKSTGSWYLVLGSDGQRYECRIKGKFRTHGIKSTNPVAVGDWVEFDLEPDQDSGVIKHLEPRRNYIIRRSVNLSKQTQIIGANLDQAILVVTLASPPTSLGFIDRFLVTAEAYSVPAVLVFNKLDLFSEEGLDILKEYEHIYESIGYPCYEVSALEGINVEELKGLLKDKVTLVSGHSGVGKSTLINALIPDAGLKTGRISDWSDKGKHTTTFAEMMDLPFGGKLIDTPGIRELGIVDIQPQELSHFFPEMRALLNKCRFNNCRHVNEPGCAVMEAVENGTLEASRYDSYLSIYHNENTRN; encoded by the coding sequence ATGAGAGGGCTGGTGACAAAATCTACAGGAAGTTGGTATCTGGTGCTGGGATCTGACGGCCAACGTTATGAATGCCGGATCAAAGGTAAGTTTCGTACCCATGGTATCAAAAGTACTAATCCTGTGGCTGTCGGTGACTGGGTTGAGTTTGATCTGGAGCCGGATCAGGATAGTGGTGTAATTAAACATCTGGAGCCCCGTCGCAATTACATTATCCGGAGATCGGTCAACCTTTCTAAACAAACACAGATCATAGGTGCTAATCTGGATCAGGCTATTCTGGTAGTTACACTGGCTTCTCCTCCGACATCACTGGGATTTATAGATCGCTTTTTGGTTACTGCCGAAGCTTACAGTGTGCCTGCGGTGTTAGTTTTTAATAAACTGGACCTGTTCAGCGAAGAAGGTCTGGATATTCTGAAGGAATATGAACACATTTATGAGTCTATCGGTTATCCTTGCTATGAAGTTTCCGCTCTGGAAGGCATCAATGTGGAAGAACTAAAGGGATTGCTAAAAGATAAAGTGACGCTCGTGTCAGGGCATTCCGGTGTTGGCAAGTCGACATTAATCAATGCTTTGATTCCGGATGCCGGGCTGAAAACAGGAAGAATATCTGACTGGTCAGATAAAGGAAAGCATACAACTACTTTTGCGGAGATGATGGATCTGCCATTTGGAGGTAAGCTCATCGATACACCTGGTATACGTGAACTCGGGATTGTAGATATACAACCGCAGGAACTATCCCACTTTTTTCCTGAAATGAGGGCTTTGCTCAATAAATGCCGCTTTAACAATTGTCGTCATGTGAATGAGCCCGGTTGTGCGGTTATGGAAGCCGTAGAAAACGGAACTCTTGAGGCTTCCCGTTATGATAGCTACCTGAGTATCTACCATAACGAGAATACCCGCAATTAA
- the polA gene encoding DNA polymerase I codes for MKKLFLLDGMALIYRAYFALNKTPRLTSNGLNTGAIMGFTNTLLEVLKNQKPTHIAVVFDTDAPTNRHIEFESYKAHREKMPEDLSASIPYIFRLIEGFNIPIITKDGYEADDIIGTLAKEGEQKGFTVYCMTPDKDFGQLVSDNIFIYKPARMGNGAETQGVPEILAKWEISDVSQVIDILGLWGDAVDNIPGIPGIGEKTAKKLVQDFGSVEGIIANSDKLKGKMKENVETFAEQGLLSKRLATIQLDVPIEFDEKSLLLEDPNKEVLEPLFAELEFRTLGKRVFGEDFSVADATGKNTSGQMDLFSTAMNDTTPLQEELPPVASNNIDNTAHEYILVDTSEAQQKLAKELAAQKSFCFDTETTGLDALVADIVGLSFAFEKGKAYYIPTPASREQALEIVNIFKPVLEDPAIQKIGQNIKYDILLLSRYDVKVKGALFDTMLAHYLIDPDTRHGMDVLAENYLGYIPVSITKLIGEKGKKQGNMRDVEIELIKEYASEDADITLQLKEKFEPLLEETATLKLAEEVEFPLVYVLSEIEKNGVKIDVDVLSVFSKTIEEDVRNLETSIYEKAGVKFNIASPKQLGEVLFDKLQLDPKAKKTKTGQYKTGEDVLLTLAGKSDIVQDILDFRQLQKLKSTYVDALPSLINPITGLIHTSYNQAVAATGRLSSTNPNLQNIPIRTERGREVRKAFIPRSENNVILSADYSQIELRLMAELSQDANMLEAFQKGYDIHRATAAKVYGLELDEVSSDQRRNAKAVNFGIIYGQSAFGLSQSLGIPRREAADIIDQYFQQYSGIRDYMSKAIASAKENGFVETILKRRRYLRDINSANMTVRGFAERNAINAPIQGSAADMIKVAMLRIQEDIEDQQLTGKMIMQVHDELVFDVPLEEVDQFKTLIQNRMKTAIPMQVPIEVEIGQGKNWLEAH; via the coding sequence GTGAAAAAACTATTTCTTCTAGATGGAATGGCGCTCATTTACAGAGCCTACTTTGCATTAAACAAAACACCGAGACTCACGTCAAATGGCTTGAATACCGGAGCAATAATGGGATTTACAAACACCTTACTGGAAGTTTTGAAAAATCAAAAACCCACTCATATTGCAGTCGTATTTGATACAGATGCCCCTACAAACAGACACATAGAGTTTGAGTCATACAAAGCGCATCGGGAAAAAATGCCTGAAGATCTGTCTGCCTCTATTCCATATATCTTCCGATTGATCGAAGGATTCAATATCCCGATCATTACAAAAGATGGTTATGAAGCAGATGATATTATCGGTACTTTGGCCAAAGAAGGAGAGCAAAAAGGATTTACGGTATATTGCATGACGCCCGACAAAGACTTTGGTCAGCTGGTATCTGACAATATCTTTATCTATAAACCTGCCCGAATGGGAAATGGCGCAGAAACACAAGGAGTACCCGAAATACTGGCTAAGTGGGAAATTTCGGACGTGTCTCAGGTCATCGATATTCTCGGACTTTGGGGTGATGCCGTAGACAATATCCCCGGAATACCAGGGATCGGCGAGAAAACAGCAAAAAAATTAGTGCAGGACTTTGGTTCTGTAGAAGGAATTATTGCCAATTCGGATAAGCTAAAAGGCAAAATGAAAGAGAACGTCGAAACTTTTGCCGAACAGGGGCTCCTTTCTAAACGTTTAGCAACAATACAATTAGATGTTCCAATCGAATTTGATGAAAAATCGCTGCTTCTTGAAGATCCGAATAAGGAAGTACTGGAACCTTTATTTGCTGAACTGGAGTTCAGAACATTAGGAAAGCGTGTGTTTGGTGAAGATTTTTCTGTCGCTGATGCTACAGGGAAAAACACTTCCGGTCAGATGGACCTTTTCAGCACGGCGATGAATGATACTACTCCGCTACAGGAAGAGCTTCCTCCTGTAGCAAGCAACAATATTGACAATACAGCACACGAATATATCCTCGTTGATACCAGTGAAGCACAGCAAAAGCTGGCAAAAGAACTTGCAGCACAAAAAAGCTTCTGCTTTGACACGGAAACCACGGGTCTTGATGCCCTGGTCGCAGACATTGTTGGTCTATCCTTTGCATTTGAAAAAGGCAAAGCATACTATATCCCGACTCCTGCTTCACGTGAACAGGCACTGGAAATTGTAAACATATTCAAACCTGTTCTCGAAGATCCAGCCATTCAGAAAATCGGTCAGAATATTAAGTACGATATCTTATTGCTTTCCCGTTATGACGTAAAAGTTAAAGGAGCCTTGTTTGATACGATGTTGGCCCATTACCTGATCGATCCGGATACCCGTCACGGCATGGATGTATTGGCAGAAAACTATTTAGGCTATATTCCGGTTTCCATTACCAAACTCATCGGAGAAAAAGGTAAAAAACAAGGGAATATGCGGGATGTAGAAATTGAACTAATCAAGGAATATGCATCTGAAGATGCGGACATCACCCTACAGCTGAAAGAAAAATTCGAACCTTTACTGGAAGAAACAGCTACTCTCAAATTAGCAGAGGAAGTCGAGTTTCCGCTTGTTTATGTTTTATCTGAAATTGAAAAAAATGGTGTTAAAATAGATGTAGATGTCCTTTCTGTATTTTCCAAAACAATAGAAGAAGATGTCCGTAATCTGGAAACCAGTATTTATGAAAAAGCTGGAGTCAAATTCAACATTGCCTCACCTAAACAGTTAGGAGAGGTATTATTTGACAAATTGCAGCTCGATCCAAAAGCAAAAAAAACAAAAACCGGACAATACAAAACAGGGGAGGATGTATTACTGACACTCGCTGGTAAATCCGATATTGTGCAGGATATACTGGATTTCAGACAGCTCCAAAAGTTGAAGTCAACGTATGTGGATGCACTACCAAGCCTGATTAATCCAATTACAGGTCTGATACACACCAGCTATAATCAGGCTGTCGCTGCAACAGGCCGGCTTAGCTCCACGAATCCTAATCTTCAAAATATTCCGATTCGTACAGAAAGAGGTCGTGAGGTTCGAAAAGCATTTATACCAAGATCCGAAAATAACGTGATTCTATCTGCCGATTATTCTCAGATCGAATTACGATTAATGGCAGAGTTGAGTCAGGATGCAAATATGCTCGAAGCTTTTCAAAAAGGATATGACATTCACCGCGCGACAGCTGCCAAAGTATATGGACTGGAACTTGACGAAGTCTCCTCCGATCAGCGAAGAAATGCTAAAGCAGTTAATTTTGGGATCATTTATGGTCAATCAGCATTTGGCCTGTCACAAAGTTTAGGGATACCCCGTCGTGAAGCCGCAGATATTATAGACCAATATTTTCAACAATATTCAGGTATCCGCGACTATATGTCTAAAGCAATAGCGTCAGCAAAAGAAAACGGATTTGTAGAAACAATACTCAAAAGAAGACGTTATCTGAGAGATATCAATTCAGCAAATATGACTGTTCGCGGTTTTGCAGAGCGAAATGCCATTAATGCACCCATACAGGGCTCCGCTGCTGATATGATAAAAGTAGCCATGTTGCGCATTCAGGAAGATATTGAAGACCAACAACTGACCGGTAAAATGATCATGCAGGTACATGATGAATTGGTGTTTGATGTTCCTTTAGAAGAAGTTGACCAATTTAAAACACTTATTCAAAATAGAATGAAAACAGCGATTCCCATGCAAGTACCTATAGAAGTGGAGATCGGACAAGGAAAAAATTGGTTAGAAGCGCACTAA
- a CDS encoding toxin-antitoxin system YwqK family antitoxin, producing the protein MINLKKICLLSVLALLFFSSKAQESKSVYFEKVTDSLMRFYFDNYYYLAEKNCPFKSIERVTGFNKETNTFEGNFKDFGPSGHVILTGSHINGVKTGPFIAYHPNGKIKWEATFADGQPVNDWKFYYPDGRPMMVLNYEQGVRIISLWDRKGKQTITEGEGLYDFTIPFEGYSEYGYPMLRRRGRVKSGVPADRWEVYFVDEKKNSVLAADEYFSGGAFKRGDNYFTEDSYTQSDFPVLPVEYFVRAEYLVFKKCNFDDYSNFTNYLSEKIEKSFDVVKLTFKIVPGNFEYTAKLSEAGKPSKVTFTKMIEDAKTQNILAAIIEVIPYYFPSLKNNLPVNDTIVVSGRLEVNEAGEIDVHSISIKRPAEE; encoded by the coding sequence ATGATTAATCTCAAAAAAATCTGTTTGTTAAGTGTATTGGCACTCCTGTTCTTTTCATCGAAGGCACAGGAATCCAAATCAGTATACTTTGAAAAAGTAACGGATAGCCTGATGCGTTTTTACTTTGACAATTACTATTATCTGGCAGAAAAAAATTGTCCGTTTAAATCCATAGAACGAGTAACCGGATTTAATAAAGAGACCAATACTTTTGAAGGAAATTTTAAAGATTTCGGACCCTCCGGACACGTCATTTTAACGGGAAGTCATATCAATGGTGTAAAAACAGGTCCCTTTATCGCTTATCATCCTAATGGTAAGATCAAGTGGGAAGCGACTTTTGCAGATGGACAGCCGGTTAATGACTGGAAATTCTATTATCCGGATGGCCGGCCGATGATGGTATTAAATTATGAGCAAGGAGTCCGCATCATATCGTTATGGGATAGAAAAGGGAAACAGACCATTACAGAGGGTGAGGGCCTGTACGATTTCACTATTCCTTTTGAAGGATATTCTGAATATGGCTATCCTATGCTTCGAAGAAGAGGAAGAGTAAAAAGTGGTGTACCTGCTGATAGATGGGAAGTCTATTTCGTAGATGAAAAGAAAAACAGCGTCCTTGCGGCAGATGAATACTTTTCAGGTGGAGCTTTCAAAAGAGGAGATAACTATTTCACAGAGGATAGCTATACACAGTCTGATTTTCCGGTGTTGCCGGTAGAATACTTCGTTCGAGCAGAATACTTAGTGTTCAAAAAGTGCAACTTTGATGATTACAGTAACTTCACAAATTATCTGAGTGAAAAAATTGAAAAATCATTTGATGTTGTAAAGCTGACATTTAAAATAGTACCCGGAAATTTTGAATACACCGCTAAATTATCTGAAGCAGGCAAACCCTCTAAAGTAACATTTACAAAAATGATAGAAGACGCTAAAACACAAAACATATTAGCGGCTATTATAGAGGTAATTCCGTATTATTTCCCTTCGCTGAAAAACAACCTTCCCGTCAATGATACGATCGTAGTTTCCGGTCGGTTGGAGGTGAATGAGGCAGGAGAGATAGATGTACATTCCATATCCATTAAACGTCCTGCAGAAGAATAG
- a CDS encoding phosphatidylserine decarboxylase family protein, whose product MKFHKEGYTSLAIVVLIIFIANALADYYDAPTAVKWIIYIVSAFLFITIVQFFRSPIRKVTIDDGVILCPADGKVVVIEETEETEYFNDRRIQVSVFMSPVNVHSNRNPISGIVKYFKYHPGKFLVAWHPKSSTDNERTTVVVQSKSGQEVLFRQIAGALARRIVWYVKENDTVTQGNEFGFIKFGSRVDLFLPLGTKIDVKLEDKVVGGKTIIGRF is encoded by the coding sequence ATGAAATTTCACAAAGAAGGTTATACGAGTTTGGCAATTGTCGTTTTGATTATTTTCATTGCGAATGCCCTTGCTGATTATTATGACGCCCCTACTGCTGTCAAGTGGATCATTTATATAGTTTCAGCATTTCTGTTTATTACGATTGTACAGTTCTTCAGAAGCCCGATCCGCAAAGTAACAATTGATGATGGAGTGATTCTTTGTCCTGCAGACGGCAAAGTAGTCGTTATTGAAGAAACGGAAGAAACGGAATATTTTAACGACAGACGTATTCAGGTATCTGTATTTATGTCGCCAGTCAACGTGCATTCTAATCGTAATCCAATCAGTGGTATTGTAAAATATTTCAAATATCATCCCGGAAAATTTTTGGTTGCTTGGCACCCGAAATCCTCTACAGATAATGAACGTACCACAGTTGTAGTGCAGTCTAAGTCCGGTCAGGAAGTACTTTTCCGTCAGATTGCTGGAGCATTAGCTCGTCGTATCGTATGGTATGTGAAGGAAAATGATACTGTAACGCAGGGAAATGAATTTGGATTCATCAAATTCGGCTCACGTGTAGACTTATTCCTTCCTCTTGGAACCAAGATCGATGTCAAACTGGAAGACAAGGTTGTAGGTGGAAAAACCATAATCGGAAGATTTTAA
- a CDS encoding sensor histidine kinase: MNFKLLVLINAAAVGLSISIVSFYYQHDIKAAFIIFGISLIVSFVVFYFLFEKYIYRRINTIYKLIHNLKLGKDLKDALGEYVSDDPITDAEREVRDWAKEKKSEIDKLRSQEKFRREFLSNISHEFKTPLFAIQGYIETLQDGLIEEDPEMAKGFLDKASKNLDRLSYLIHDLDEISKLESGRISLNIEKFDLSELIKETIENLDDKAKSEKIDIVFKQKYQNVTFVKADRKKIQQVLTNLIDNSIKYGKTGGSTDIRIFPLFEQVLVEVTDDGQGIEEKNLPRVFERFYRTDKSRSRGIGGSGLGLAIVKHIVEAHQQNVNVRSTEGIGTTFGFTLEKSKN; this comes from the coding sequence ATGAATTTTAAACTGTTAGTACTGATTAATGCCGCAGCTGTGGGATTATCCATTTCTATTGTCAGCTTTTATTATCAGCACGATATTAAAGCTGCTTTCATCATTTTTGGTATTTCCCTGATCGTGAGTTTTGTGGTGTTTTATTTTCTCTTTGAAAAATATATCTATCGCCGTATCAATACCATCTATAAGCTAATACACAATCTCAAATTAGGAAAGGACCTCAAAGATGCATTGGGTGAATATGTCAGCGATGACCCTATCACAGATGCTGAACGTGAGGTACGAGACTGGGCCAAAGAGAAAAAATCAGAAATAGATAAGCTTAGAAGTCAGGAAAAATTCCGCAGAGAGTTTCTTTCCAATATATCTCATGAATTCAAGACACCCTTATTCGCTATTCAGGGATACATTGAAACTTTACAGGATGGACTCATAGAAGAAGATCCCGAAATGGCAAAAGGATTTCTGGATAAAGCTTCCAAAAATCTGGATCGTCTCAGCTATCTGATTCATGATCTGGATGAAATCTCCAAACTCGAATCCGGAAGAATCTCGCTGAATATTGAAAAATTTGATCTCTCCGAACTGATAAAAGAAACGATAGAAAATCTGGACGATAAAGCCAAATCAGAAAAAATTGATATTGTATTCAAACAAAAGTATCAAAATGTGACTTTTGTAAAAGCAGACCGAAAGAAAATCCAGCAAGTGCTAACCAATTTGATCGACAACTCTATTAAATACGGAAAAACAGGAGGAAGCACAGATATTCGCATATTCCCATTATTCGAACAGGTTCTTGTAGAAGTAACCGACGATGGCCAGGGTATTGAAGAAAAAAATCTGCCGAGGGTATTTGAACGTTTCTACAGAACGGATAAAAGCCGGTCACGGGGAATAGGAGGATCGGGGCTGGGTTTAGCTATTGTAAAACATATTGTAGAAGCACACCAGCAGAATGTAAATGTAAGAAGTACGGAGGGAATAGGAACAACATTTGGATTTACGTTAGAAAAATCAAAAAACTAG
- a CDS encoding DUF47 domain-containing protein, translating into MSLNSIFSYFVPKDKKFFPLFEQAGSNLIEMAKLLKENVNSTNLETRKEITKKIEDLEHKGDSITHQIHLELGKNFITPFDREDIHALASSLDDVADFIHGASNRMELYKVLEPSQPMIEITELILEATEHVAKAIYELRDLKNIRNITDSCVRINSVENKADYIFDKAVADLFEYEKDAITLIKYKEVLSAMEDATDKCEDVANVLESILVKNA; encoded by the coding sequence ATGTCGTTAAATAGTATTTTCAGTTATTTTGTTCCAAAGGACAAAAAATTTTTCCCGCTATTCGAACAAGCAGGAAGCAATCTGATCGAGATGGCCAAATTGTTGAAAGAAAATGTCAACTCAACAAATCTTGAAACCCGTAAAGAGATCACCAAAAAAATTGAGGATTTGGAACACAAGGGTGATAGCATCACGCATCAGATCCATTTAGAACTGGGTAAAAATTTTATCACACCTTTCGATAGAGAAGATATCCACGCATTAGCAAGCTCACTTGACGATGTTGCAGACTTTATTCACGGAGCATCTAACCGTATGGAATTATACAAAGTCCTGGAACCAAGTCAGCCTATGATCGAGATCACTGAATTGATTCTGGAAGCAACAGAACACGTTGCAAAAGCAATATATGAACTAAGAGATCTGAAAAACATTCGCAATATCACAGATTCATGTGTAAGAATAAACAGTGTTGAAAACAAGGCAGATTATATTTTTGATAAAGCGGTAGCTGATCTTTTTGAATATGAGAAAGACGCAATCACGCTTATCAAATATAAAGAAGTACTATCTGCAATGGAAGATGCTACAGATAAATGCGAAGATGTCGCAAATGTATTAGAAAGTATTTTAGTTAAGAATGCGTAA
- a CDS encoding inorganic phosphate transporter — protein sequence MISTLLVVVIILAIAFDYINGFHDAANSIATVVSTKVLTPFMAVLWAAIFNFAAYFYFTDHKVANTVAKTVIEEYITLEVIFAGLVAAIGWNLFTWYYGIPSSSSHTLIGGFAGSGMAYAYIMGGDPIHAINIDATLKIISFIVLAPVIGMIISVIITLIIINLAKKSRPSVAEKWFKFLQLISSAALSFAHGGNDAQKVMGIILVAMVAGGYIENTSHMPEWIPLTCYAAISAGTMSGGWKIVKTMGTKITKVTPLEGVSAETAGAVTLGITEHFGIPASTTHTITGSIIGVGIVKRVSAVRWGVTISLLWAWILTIPVSALLGGITLAIIHYIL from the coding sequence ATGATTTCAACCTTATTAGTTGTTGTTATTATTTTAGCAATTGCTTTTGACTATATCAATGGTTTCCATGATGCAGCCAACTCTATTGCTACAGTAGTTTCGACAAAAGTATTAACGCCATTTATGGCTGTATTATGGGCAGCAATATTCAATTTTGCAGCCTACTTTTATTTTACTGACCATAAAGTAGCCAATACCGTAGCCAAAACAGTTATTGAAGAATACATTACACTGGAAGTAATATTCGCCGGCCTGGTGGCTGCTATCGGATGGAATTTATTCACCTGGTATTATGGTATCCCTTCAAGCTCTTCGCATACGCTTATAGGCGGGTTTGCAGGATCGGGAATGGCTTATGCCTATATTATGGGAGGTGATCCCATCCACGCCATCAACATTGATGCGACATTAAAAATTATTTCATTCATTGTACTCGCTCCAGTCATAGGGATGATAATATCTGTCATCATTACCCTGATCATTATCAATCTGGCGAAGAAAAGTAGACCAAGCGTAGCAGAAAAATGGTTTAAGTTTTTACAACTGATCTCTTCGGCGGCGCTTAGTTTTGCTCATGGAGGTAATGATGCACAAAAAGTAATGGGTATTATCCTTGTTGCGATGGTAGCAGGAGGTTATATTGAGAACACCAGTCATATGCCCGAATGGATACCATTGACCTGTTATGCTGCTATTTCTGCCGGAACAATGAGTGGCGGATGGAAAATCGTAAAAACAATGGGAACCAAGATCACTAAAGTAACTCCTCTGGAAGGTGTAAGTGCCGAAACAGCCGGAGCAGTAACGTTGGGTATCACAGAACATTTCGGAATTCCAGCTTCTACTACACATACCATAACGGGATCTATTATCGGTGTTGGAATTGTAAAAAGAGTTTCTGCAGTAAGATGGGGCGTTACGATCAGCCTACTTTGGGCCTGGATTCTGACAATACCAGTTTCAGCACTATTGGGTGGTATCACGCTGGCAATCATCCATTATATTTTATAA
- a CDS encoding OmpA family protein, giving the protein MNYSTIKKTAIAASLVAALGYAEVAQAQQPTVFGGRSQYRTWSIGVQGGITAPNVLVGGSNAFGQKVGLFQNKVGEYYGLTVRKQFSHLFGLELEGNRGKIKTYNHDVSGPVAETANGARSAQVDVNWAASLNGVFQLGTIDFLRRENAVNFYAKVGLGVMASNPIQYANNDFTGAEVYNNKGKWGEEIFGDREKVGDRDNKLGAFVPVGVGVKFKLSEVVALNLGYTMNFTDDNLLYGPGRVDYKGKFSNVYGGLEFTLGSRDKQNLTFANPVATLYDELKDPSLKNEVEALKQRVSTLEGTVDQLGKDSDGDGVSDKFDKCPNTPAGTVVDGSGCPIKFPEPVVNNITASTGQYGSIQFEFDSSVLKTESYSTLDRLAKELRDNNSSVTLDGYASAEGTEAYNMTLSKDRANAVKQYLVNAGVTAAKVTANGYGEANPVASNATEEGRIQNRRVEIKK; this is encoded by the coding sequence ATGAACTATTCTACAATTAAAAAAACAGCTATCGCTGCTTCATTAGTAGCCGCTCTAGGTTACGCTGAAGTTGCTCAAGCGCAACAACCAACAGTATTTGGCGGAAGATCACAATACAGAACTTGGTCTATCGGTGTACAAGGTGGTATCACTGCTCCTAACGTACTTGTAGGTGGATCTAATGCATTCGGTCAAAAAGTAGGTCTTTTCCAAAATAAAGTTGGTGAGTACTACGGATTAACTGTTCGTAAACAATTCTCTCACCTGTTCGGTTTAGAATTAGAAGGTAACAGAGGTAAGATCAAAACTTACAACCACGATGTATCTGGTCCTGTTGCTGAAACTGCAAACGGAGCAAGATCTGCACAAGTTGATGTAAACTGGGCTGCTAGCTTAAACGGTGTATTCCAATTGGGTACTATCGATTTCTTGAGAAGAGAAAATGCAGTTAACTTCTACGCTAAAGTAGGTTTAGGAGTAATGGCTTCAAATCCTATCCAGTACGCTAATAACGATTTCACTGGTGCTGAAGTTTATAACAACAAAGGTAAATGGGGTGAAGAAATCTTTGGTGACAGAGAAAAAGTTGGTGACAGAGATAACAAATTAGGCGCTTTCGTACCAGTTGGTGTTGGTGTTAAATTCAAATTATCTGAAGTTGTTGCCTTGAACTTAGGTTACACAATGAACTTCACTGATGACAACTTGTTATACGGTCCAGGTAGAGTTGACTACAAAGGTAAATTCTCTAACGTATACGGTGGTTTAGAATTTACTTTAGGTTCAAGAGACAAACAAAACTTGACTTTTGCTAACCCAGTTGCTACATTATACGATGAGTTGAAAGATCCTTCATTGAAAAACGAAGTTGAAGCGTTGAAACAACGTGTATCTACTTTAGAAGGAACTGTTGATCAGTTAGGTAAAGATTCTGACGGTGACGGTGTATCTGATAAATTTGACAAATGCCCTAACACTCCTGCTGGAACAGTAGTTGATGGTTCAGGATGTCCAATCAAATTCCCAGAGCCAGTTGTTAACAACATCACTGCTTCTACAGGTCAGTACGGTAGCATTCAATTCGAATTCGATAGCTCTGTATTGAAAACTGAATCTTACTCTACTTTAGATAGATTAGCTAAAGAATTGCGTGATAACAATTCATCAGTAACTTTAGATGGTTATGCATCTGCAGAAGGTACTGAAGCTTACAACATGACTCTTTCTAAAGACCGTGCTAACGCAGTTAAACAATACTTAGTAAACGCTGGTGTTACTGCTGCTAAAGTTACAGCTAACGGTTACGGAGAAGCTAACCCGGTAGCATCTAATGCAACTGAAGAAGGTCGTATCCAAAACCGTCGTGTTGAGATCAAAAAATAA